In Rissa tridactyla isolate bRisTri1 chromosome 8, bRisTri1.patW.cur.20221130, whole genome shotgun sequence, one genomic interval encodes:
- the TMEM121 gene encoding transmembrane protein 121 — protein sequence MVLPPPDKRHVCLTTIVIMTSMAFMDAYLVEQNQGPRKIGVCIIVLVGDICFLIVLRYVAVWVGAEVKTAKRGYAMILWFLYIFVLEIKLYFIFQNYKADKKNLETVARKALTLLLSICVPGLYLVLVALDSMEYIRTFRKKEDLRGRLFWVALDLLDILDIQANLWEPHRTGLPIWAEGLMFFYCYILLLILPCVSLSEISMQGEHIAPQKMMLYPVLSLVTINIVTIFIRAINMVLFQDSRVSTIFIGKNIIAIATKACTFLEYKRQVKEFPQNAIALELQQNSLSHNQTIHSVQGIPHEPSPTSEILDT from the coding sequence ATGGTGCTGCCACCGCCTGACAAGCGCCATGTCTGTCTGACCACCATCGTCATCATGACCAGCATGGCCTTCATGGATGCCTACCTGGTGGAGCAGAACCAGGGGCCCCGCAAGATCGGTGTCTGCATCATCGTCCTGGTGGGGGACATCTGCTTCCTCATTGTGCTGCGCTACGTGGCGGTGTGGGTGGGTGCGGAGGTGAAGACAGCCAAGAGGGGCTACGCCATGATCCTGTGGTTCCTCTACATCTTTGTGCTGGAAATCAAGCTGTATTTCATCTTTCAGAATTACAAAGCGGACAAAAAGAACCTGGAGACAGTGGCCAGGAAAGCCCTGACCCTGCTCCTCTCCATCTGCGTGCCGGGGCTCTACCTGGTGCTGGTGGCCTTGGACAGCATGGAGTACATACGGACCTTTCGTAAGAAAGAGGACTTGCGGGGACGCCTCTTCTGGGTGGCCCTCGACCTGCTGGATATCTTGGACATCCAGGCCAACCTGTGGGAGCCACACAGGACTGGCCTGCCCATCTGGGCAGAGGGGCTCATGTTCTTCTACTGCTACATACTCCTCCTGATCCTGCCTTGCGTGTCCCTCAGTGAGATCAGCATGCAAGGGGAGCACATTGCCCCACAGAAAATGATGCTCTACCCTGTCCTCAGCCTGGTCACCATTAACATCGTCACCATCTTCATCCGGGCCATCAACATGGTCTTGTTCCAGGACAGCAGGGTCTCCACCATCTTTATTGGCAAGAACATCATCGCGATAGCTACCAAGGCGTGCACCTTCCTTGAGTACAAGCGGCAGGTGAAGGAGTTCCCCCAGAACGCCATTGCCCTGGAGCTCCAGCAGAACTCCCTCTCCCACAATCAGACCATCCACAGCGTACAGGGCATCCCCCACGAGCCATCGCCCACCAGCGAGATCCTCGACACATGA